From a single Candoia aspera isolate rCanAsp1 chromosome 2, rCanAsp1.hap2, whole genome shotgun sequence genomic region:
- the LOC134491996 gene encoding class II histocompatibility antigen, M beta 1 chain, translating into MHAGRGESRWVGTGARKRRSDLARCPRGTAACPGSPSPERVRWPDLPSSRPAGMRPPWLLLSLALSVPPAGCFVLHLETDCFLSADGSILQPSWTMFFNKIPFSCFNYEEQMFLPCGLGASVPWNYTGVPVALWLNEKALEVAQGAAQDCQQQLQSLWGQTGGRQTMPNIRIFPVTPQNTPDPIMLACVAWGFYPGDVNITWLWNGDPVKDHLDPPLVTSNGDWSYQARLTLPVDPRQGGTYTCSVQHTSLAKPLTEHWAPGIPLELWIKTGVSAAVLVVGTIFLVAGVVFWKRSRVQGYVPLEGNTYPQEGR; encoded by the exons ATGCACGCCGGGCGAGGGGAGTCCCGTTGGGTCGGGACCGGCGCGAGGAAAAGGCGTTCAGATCTAGCTCGGTGTCCCCGCGGCACAGCTGCTTGTCCGGGCAGCCCTTCCCCAGAACGCGTCCGGTGGCCGGACCTCCCGTCTTCGCGGCCCGCCGGGATGCGACCTCCGTGGCTGCTGCTGAGCCTGGCGCTGAGCGTCCCGCCGGCAG GCTGCTTCGTCCTGCACCTGGAGACGGACTGCTTCCTCTCTGCAGATGGCAGCATACTCCAGCCCTCCTGGACCATGTTCTTCAACAAGATCCCCTTCAGCTGCTTCAACTATGAGGAGCAGATGTTCCTGCCCTGTGGCCTGGGGGCATCCGTGCCCTGGAACTACACCGGTGTCCCTGTAGCGCTGTGGCTCAATGAAAAGGCCCTGGAGGTGGCCCAGGGGGCAGCCCAGGACTGCCAACAGCAGCTCCAGTCACTCTGGGGCCAGACAGGGGGCAGGCAGA CTATGCCGAACATCCGCATTTTCCCTGTGACCCCTCAGAACACTCCGGATCCCATCATGCTCGCCTGCGTGGCATGGGGCTTCTACCCAGGGGATGTCAACATCACCTGGCTGTGGAACGGGGACCCCGTGAAGGATCACCTGGACCCCCCACTGGTCACCAGCAACGGCGACTGGAGCTACCAGGCTCGGCTGACGCTGCCGGTCGACCCCCGGCAGGGCGGGACCTACACCTGCTCCGTGCAGCACACCAGCTTGGCCAAGCCCCTCACCGAGCACTGGG CCCCAGGCATCCCCTTGGAGCTCTGGATCAAAACTGGGGTCTCGGCTGCCGTGCTGGTTGTGGGGACCATCTTCCTGGTGGCCGGTGTGGTCTTTTGGAAGCGTTCGAGGGTCCAAG GATACGTCCCCCTGGAAGGCA